Proteins encoded within one genomic window of Candidatus Hepatoplasma crinochetorum Av:
- a CDS encoding DHH family phosphoesterase, with product MEKFADNFLNKIKRYQKIIILRHQNPDGDALGSQYGLFNFLQTNFKDKKIMIGHADDIRWLSDFFVKNNNPTEDDFNDSLIIIVDTANKERIANNNYKLGKEIIKIDHHPKIDDYNASLKYVNAERSSCSEIIFDLINYLSIKNNFKITTKTVNYLFLGIVTDTGRFSFPSVNKDTFRVLSLIYSIKGFEAKNIYKLLNTYTEKELKYQAYVINHYKKKDSFAFFVAKKGIEKKFKLQFEEITHFVSTLMISKNIKIALYAIFDQKEKIFRVSLRSKEITINKIAEKFGGGGHKLAAGVRIKTKKELKELIKELEILGIN from the coding sequence GTGGAAAAATTTGCTGATAATTTCCTGAATAAAATTAAAAGATATCAAAAAATTATTATTTTAAGACATCAAAATCCAGATGGAGATGCTTTAGGTAGTCAATATGGTCTTTTTAATTTCTTGCAAACTAATTTTAAAGATAAGAAAATTATGATTGGACATGCTGATGATATTAGATGATTATCAGATTTTTTTGTTAAAAATAATAATCCAACAGAAGATGATTTTAATGATTCTTTAATAATTATAGTTGATACTGCAAATAAGGAAAGAATTGCAAATAATAATTATAAATTAGGAAAAGAAATAATTAAAATTGATCATCACCCTAAAATTGATGATTATAATGCAAGTTTAAAATATGTAAATGCAGAGAGATCATCTTGTTCCGAGATAATTTTCGATCTTATAAATTATCTTAGTATTAAAAATAATTTTAAAATTACGACTAAAACTGTAAATTATCTTTTTTTAGGAATAGTAACAGATACTGGTCGTTTTTCTTTTCCTTCTGTAAATAAAGATACTTTTAGAGTTTTATCTTTAATTTATAGTATAAAAGGTTTTGAAGCAAAAAATATTTATAAATTATTAAATACATATACAGAAAAAGAATTAAAATATCAAGCTTATGTAATTAATCATTATAAGAAAAAAGATTCTTTTGCTTTTTTTGTTGCAAAAAAAGGAATTGAGAAAAAATTCAAATTGCAATTTGAAGAGATAACACATTTTGTTTCAACTCTTATGATTAGTAAAAATATTAAAATTGCATTATATGCAATTTTTGATCAAAAAGAAAAAATATTTCGTGTTTCGCTTAGATCAAAAGAAATTACAATTAATAAAATAGCAGAAAAATTTGGTGGAGGTGGACATAAATTAGCAGCAGGAGTAAGAATTAAAACAAAAAAAGAATTAAAAGAATTGATAAAAGAATTAGAGATATTAGGTATAAATTAG